From a region of the Salvelinus alpinus chromosome 2, SLU_Salpinus.1, whole genome shotgun sequence genome:
- the LOC139563799 gene encoding SUZ RNA-binding domain-containing-like isoform X2 → MSEPPLAKEIERRLEAKLKISQKTKKSTIGSGSSPIRTAMVIQDESQPAAPPPQIRILKRPSSNGSLGSTSSSNRPTQQPKSLAQREAEYAEARRRILGSASSEETPQDKPSQDRPVRVNAQPQPEPVCPNNHLIRQPTGPDGTIGFRHCR, encoded by the exons ATGTCGGAACCTCCGCTAGCTAAG GAAATTGAGAGAAGACTCGAAGCAAAGTTGAAGATAAGCCAGAAAACAAA GAAATCCACCATCGGCTCAGGTAGCTCCCCTATACGAACTGCCATGGTTATCCAGGATGAATCTCAACCTGCAGCCCCCCCACCTCAAATCCGAATTCTGAAGCGCCCCTCAAGTAACGGTTCCCTAGGGTCAACTAGTTCATCTAACCGCCCCACCCAGCAGCCAAAGTCACTGGCCCAGCGTGAGGCAGAGTATGCTGAGGCCCGCAGGAGGATTTTGGGGAGTGCCAGTTCTGAAGAAACACCTCAGGACAAACCCAGCCAAGACAG ACCAGTGCGAGTGAATGCCCAGCCACAGCCAGAACCGGTTTGTCCAAACAATCACCTGATCCGCCAACCCACTGGCCCAGACGGCACCATAGGCTTCCGTCACTGCAGATAG
- the LOC139563783 gene encoding uncharacterized protein — METEVNEENYSVSQPFSAVNSECSADETRTRENAWVEKGETSSGLKRSCEGKKYCCHVCGKCFAHNTNLRIHMTVHTGEKPYKCKDCDKCYSAKADLKSVDQEILSEGGLKQIEGLLALAGYHLLGDSGYPCRQWLLTPYLHPLPGPQLNYNRALKKMRGVMRRGISQMKRRFPILQADIQLKPERVSRIIIICAILHNICRDRNIPLPEGEDDDDDDDDDEANDVKVKDGKMMAEENGPVESLPPSDLHYRLYFTDLHFK, encoded by the exons ATGGAAACAGAAGTGAATGAAGAGAACTACAGTGTCTCTCAGCCCTTCTCTGCAGTAAATTCAGAGTGCTCTGCTGATGAGACTAGAACAAGAGAAAATGCTTGGGTTGAGAAGGGAGAAACATCGTCAGGGTTAAAGCGGAGTTGTGAAGGCAAAAAATATTGTTGCCATGTCTGTGGCAAATGCTTCGCACACAATACTAATCTGAGAATCCATATGACTGTTCACACAGGGGAAAAGCCATATAAGTGCAAAGACTGTGACAAATGCTACAGTGCAAAGGCAGACCTG AAGAGTGTGGATCAGGAGATACTGAGTGAGGGTGGCCTCAAACAGATTGAGGGGCTTCTTGCGCTTGCTGGATATCACTTGCTGGGGGACAGTGGATACCCCTGCAGACAATGGCTGCTCACACCTTACCTCCATCCACTGCCTGGCCCACAGTTGAACTACAACAG GGCACTTAAGAAAATGCGAGGTGTAATGAGGAGGGGCATCAGCCAAATGAAGAGGAGATTTCCCATCCTGCAAGCAGACATCCAGTTGAAGCCGGAGAGGGTGAGCAGGATTATTATCATCTGTGCCATCCTGCATAATATCTGCCGTGACAGGAATATCCCACTGCCTGAgggggaagatgatgatgatgatgacgatgatgacgaAGCCAATGATGTCAAAGTGAAAGATGGAAAGATGATGGCTGAAGAGAATGGGCCAGTAGAGAGCCTGCCCCCAAGTGATCTTCACTACAGACTCTACTTTACTGATCTACATTTCAAGTAG
- the LOC139563799 gene encoding SUZ RNA-binding domain-containing-like isoform X1, giving the protein MEDEEVCESWEEAADSGEIERRLEAKLKISQKTKKSTIGSGSSPIRTAMVIQDESQPAAPPPQIRILKRPSSNGSLGSTSSSNRPTQQPKSLAQREAEYAEARRRILGSASSEETPQDKPSQDRPVRVNAQPQPEPVCPNNHLIRQPTGPDGTIGFRHCR; this is encoded by the exons ATGGAAGATGAAGAGGTTTGCGAAAGCTGGGAGGAAGCTGCAGACAGCGGG GAAATTGAGAGAAGACTCGAAGCAAAGTTGAAGATAAGCCAGAAAACAAA GAAATCCACCATCGGCTCAGGTAGCTCCCCTATACGAACTGCCATGGTTATCCAGGATGAATCTCAACCTGCAGCCCCCCCACCTCAAATCCGAATTCTGAAGCGCCCCTCAAGTAACGGTTCCCTAGGGTCAACTAGTTCATCTAACCGCCCCACCCAGCAGCCAAAGTCACTGGCCCAGCGTGAGGCAGAGTATGCTGAGGCCCGCAGGAGGATTTTGGGGAGTGCCAGTTCTGAAGAAACACCTCAGGACAAACCCAGCCAAGACAG ACCAGTGCGAGTGAATGCCCAGCCACAGCCAGAACCGGTTTGTCCAAACAATCACCTGATCCGCCAACCCACTGGCCCAGACGGCACCATAGGCTTCCGTCACTGCAGATAG
- the LOC139563810 gene encoding F-box only protein 42-like, with translation MSRSSDSEDGYFVAMDTEEDGAGAGPVGLAQEEEEKMGTNRRERDLEGLVEGERTMVELPEEVLEYILSFLSPYQEHKTAALVCKQWYRLIKGVAYQCYHGFLRAIQDGYIQWESRTYPYPGTPITQRFSHSACYYDSNQSMYVFGGCTQSSCNAAFNDLWRLDLNSKEWIRPLASGSYPSPKAGATLVMYKDLLVLFGGWTRPSPYPLHQPERFFDEIHTYSPSKNWWNCIVTTHGPPPMAGHSSSVIGSTMVVFGGSLGARQMSNEVWVLDLEQWSWSKPTISGPSPHPRGGQSQIVVGNETLLILGGCGGPNALLKDAWLLHMGAPPWTWQQLRVENDDHGAPELWCHPACRVGQCVVVFSQAPSGRAPLSPSLNSRPSPISASPAPLGTEPPSLRSYSPVRSGAAGVVLGAVEEAPCVNGRWGTLRPRPSARGGAREGSPSSSSQQPFPSQGADSPPLPSLHPLLNGSSPSPRTSPAQAASPPSHPPVSSDYGWESTLSATHPLSAEVLSTNGVHTPPPAPGSPLTPPGAVSPAALRRGLEAVKNLSSSSMPSSSNPLSQGAATGVSGSGGGGASAGTSPSSSSPPQVAADGHTIPPIARRLGHHPPQSLNVGKPLYQSLNCKPMQMYVLDVSRAKGDGLVSWRVYGNGTPAAVTGPPETSLHTVVQGRGELIIFGGLMDKKQNVKYYPKTNALYFVRAKR, from the exons ATGTCCCGCTCCTCAGACAGTGAGGATGGATACTTTGTTGCCATGGATACAGAGGAAGATGGTGCAGGAGCAGGGCCTGTTGGATTGGcacaggaggaagaagagaagatgGGGACcaacagaagagagagggaccTAGAGGGCTTAGTTGAGGGCGAGAGGACAATGGTGGAGCTGCCGGAGGAAGTCCTAGAATACATCCTGTCCTTCCTTTCACCTTACCAGGAGCACAAGACCGCTGCACTGGTGTGTAAACAGTGGTACCGCCTCATCAAAG GTGTTGCATATCAGTGTTACCACGGTTTTCTGCGGGCCATCCAGGATGGCTACATCCAATGGGAGAGTCGTACATACCCATATCCTGGAACACCCATCACTCAACGCTTCTCACACA gtgCATGCTACTATGACTCCAACCAGTCCATGTATGTGTTTGGGGGCTGCACTCAGAGTAGCTGCAATGCTGCCTTCAATGACCTGTGGAGACTTGACCTCAACAGCAAGGAGTGGATCCGCCCTTTAGCCTCAG GCTCCTATCCGTCTCCTAAAGCGGGGGCTACCCTGGTGATGTACAAAGACCTGCTGGTGCTGTTTGGTGGATGGACTCGCCCCAGCCCCTACCCACTGCATCAGCCAGAGAGATTCTTTGACGAGATCCACACATACTCCCCTTCCAAAAACTg GTGGAACTGCATCGTGACGACCCACGGACCCCCGCCCATGGCCGGTCACTCCTCCTCTGTCATAGGGAGCACCATGGTGGTGTTTGGAGGGTCACTAGGGGCACGCCAAAT GAGTAACGAGGTGTGGgttctggatctggagcagtggtCCTGGTCCAAGCCCACCATCTCTGGCCCGTCCCCCCACCCACGAGGAGGCCAGTCTCAG ATTGTGGTTGGCAACGAGACTCTGCTTATTCTGGGAGGCTGTGGAGGCCCTAATGCG CTGCTGAAGGATGCCTGGCTCCTCCACATGGGTGCCCCACCCTGGACGTGGCAGCAGTTGAGGGTGGAGAACGATGACCATGGAGCCCCAGAGCTGTGGTGCCACCCCGCCTGCAGG gttgGGCAGTGTGTGGTGGTGTTCTCCCAGGCTCCGTCTGGCCGTGCGCCCCTCAGCCCCAGCCTGAACTCTCGGCCCTCACCCATCAGTGCCTCGCCCGCTCCCTTGGGCACAGAGCCCCCTTCCCTGCGCTCCTATTCCCCTGTGAGGAGCGGAGCCGCCGGGGTTGTACTGGGGGCCGTTGAGGAAGCCCCCTGTGTGAACGGCCGCTGGGGCACGCTGAGACCCCGTCCCTCGGCCAGAGGGGGTGCCAGAGAGGGTAGCCCCagctcctcctctcagcagccatTCCCCTCCCAGGGGGCTGACAGCCCgcctcttccatccctccatccactaCTCAACGGCTCGTCCCCCTCTCCCAGGACCAGCCCTGCCCAGGCTGCCTCCCCGCCCTCTCACCCCCCTGTCTCGTCGGACTACGGCTGGGAGTCTACCCTTTCTGCCACCCACCCCCTTTCTGCTGAGGTACTCAGCACTAATGGAGTGCACACACCTCCCCCTGCCCCTGGCTCCCCACTCACTCCACCGGGGGCGGTGTCCCCTGCTGCCCTGAGACGGGGCCTGGAGGCTGTCAAAAACCTGTCCTCTTCATCCATGCCATCGTCCTCAAATCCATTGTCTCAAGGGGCTGCTACAGGAGTAAGTGGAAGCGGGGGAGGAGGGGCTTCAGCGGGAACCTCCCCCTCATCCTCCAGCCCACCACAGGTTGCCGCTGATGGACACACCATCCCGCCAATCGCGCGGCGGCTTGGCCACCACCCGCCCCAGAGCCTGAATGTGGGCAAGCCCCTGTACCAGTCGCTCAACTGCAAGCCCATGCAGATGTATGTTCTGGATGTGTCCCGAGCCAAAGGGGACGGTCTTGTCTCCTGGAGGGTTTACGGTAACGGAACCCCCGCCGCCGTCACAGGCCCCCCCGAGACGAGCCTCCACACAGTGGTCCAAGGGAGGGGTGAGCTCATCATTTTCGGGGGCTTGATGGACAAGAAGCAGAACGTGAAGTACTACCCTAAAACCAACGCCTTGTACTTTGTACGCGCTAAGAGGTAA